The Methanoplanus sp. FWC-SCC4 genome has a window encoding:
- a CDS encoding threonine aldolase family protein, with protein sequence MISPTQKIYKYSFESDNNSGVHPLVMRALESANTGYTLSYGDDPYTESAKLCFAGHFGIEAEVFFVFTGTGANVAALSTVTRPYYGIICPETAHINVDECGAPGKFTGCTLLSVPTPDGKLTVPIIKSKMTGLGDIHCSQPKVVSITQPTELGTLYSVDEIKEICDYAHSNGMTVHMDGARIANASAALGVPMREFTVDAGVDVLSFGGTKNGMMYGEAVIFFKEGLADDFRFLHKQTTQLASKMRFVAVQFEAMFKDDLWFCNAANANNMAGYLAEKVLSFDGVKLVYPVLSNAVFVTIPDKVITMMQKEHPFYVIDSERSVVRWMTSFDTKKEDVDDFVAFLKKCLENSEN encoded by the coding sequence ATGATTTCCCCAACTCAAAAAATATACAAATACAGTTTTGAAAGCGATAACAACTCCGGCGTTCACCCTCTTGTGATGCGGGCTCTGGAGTCTGCAAATACCGGATACACGTTATCATATGGCGATGACCCTTATACAGAGTCAGCTAAATTATGCTTTGCCGGGCATTTTGGTATTGAGGCTGAAGTCTTTTTTGTATTCACCGGGACGGGCGCAAATGTTGCGGCATTGTCGACGGTTACACGTCCTTATTATGGAATTATATGCCCGGAGACTGCACATATCAATGTTGATGAGTGCGGTGCACCCGGAAAGTTTACAGGATGCACGCTGTTAAGTGTCCCGACTCCTGACGGAAAACTCACTGTTCCGATAATAAAATCAAAAATGACAGGTCTTGGAGATATTCACTGTTCACAGCCAAAGGTTGTTTCAATAACACAGCCGACTGAGCTTGGGACCCTTTATTCGGTTGATGAGATAAAGGAAATATGTGATTATGCGCATTCAAACGGAATGACCGTCCATATGGACGGTGCAAGGATTGCGAATGCATCTGCCGCTCTTGGTGTTCCTATGAGGGAATTTACCGTTGATGCGGGTGTCGATGTTCTCTCTTTTGGCGGAACCAAAAACGGAATGATGTACGGGGAGGCTGTCATCTTCTTTAAAGAGGGGCTGGCTGATGATTTTAGATTCCTTCACAAACAGACAACCCAGCTTGCATCAAAGATGAGGTTTGTTGCTGTGCAGTTTGAAGCAATGTTTAAAGATGATCTCTGGTTTTGCAATGCAGCTAATGCCAATAATATGGCAGGATATCTTGCTGAAAAGGTGTTGTCCTTTGATGGTGTCAAGCTTGTTTACCCGGTTTTGTCAAACGCTGTTTTTGTGACAATTCCTGATAAGGTCATCACCATGATGCAGAAAGAACATCCCTTTTATGTTATCGATAGCGAAAGGTCGGTGGTCAGGTGGATGACTTCATTTGATACAAAAAAAGAGGATGTTGATGATTTTGTGGCTTTCTTAAAAAAATGCCTGGAAAATTCAGAAAATTAA